One part of the Glycine soja cultivar W05 chromosome 11, ASM419377v2, whole genome shotgun sequence genome encodes these proteins:
- the LOC114374482 gene encoding protein LATERAL ROOT PRIMORDIUM 1-like: MNMLGLRDLVFIAPTPSQLHHHQQHQPISAEHHSNLPLPSQASLSVGLGIFPLLTVPHTNDVQVQVQDCANNNTNTNTNYWNLKMCGATEVNSTRKGVMNMEDEGSNKQMMESEEGGGEFRVCQDCGNRAKRDCSFRRCRTCCKGRGFDCSTHVKSTWVPASMRRGGGGDSSGGDGNSDAGASKRLRTLGSSKNVAASATSHSSTSNATPTKSFDTSSCQQDAGFKQSLPRHVRAPAVFRCHRVSAIGSGEDEIVYMATVHISGHVFKGFLYDHGADARNDVPSVSELQLGNNGSGKNNNRECSSAIGVPTSAYPASVC; encoded by the exons ATGAACATGTTAGGCCTTAGAGACCTAGTTTTCATAGCTCCAACTCCTTCTCAACTTCACCACCATCAACAACACCAACCCATTTCAGCAGAACACCATTCAAACCTCCCTTTGCCTTCACAAGCCTCTCTCAGTGTTGGTCTTGGCATTTTCCCTCTCCTAACAGTGCCACACACCAATGATGTTCAAGTTCAGGTTCAAGACTGTGCCAAcaacaacaccaacaccaacaccaactATTGGAACCTGAAGATGTGTGGTGCCACTGAAGTGAATTCCACAAGAAAAGGTGTTATGAACATGGAGGATGAGGGAAGCAATAAGCAAATGATGGAGAGTGAGGAAGGTGGGGGTGAGTTTAGGGTGTGCCAGGATTGTGGCAATAGAGCCAAGAGAGATTGCAGCTTCAGAAGGTGCAGGACTTGCTGCAAGGGACGTGGCTTTGATTGCAGCACTCACGTGAAGAGCACGTGGGTCCCCGCGTCTATGAGAcggggtggtggtggtgatagtAGTGGTGGTGATGGCAACAGCGATGCTGGTGCTTCTAAGAGGCTAAGAACTTTGGGGTCATCAAAGAATGTTGCTGCTAGTGCTACCTCTCATAGTTCCACTTCCAATGCTACCCCAACAAAGAGCTTTGATACCAGTTCTTGTCAACAAG ATGCTGGTTTCAAACAGTCTTTGCCACGGCACGTGCGTGCACCTGCGGTTTTTAGGTGCCATAGAGTGTCTGCTATTGGGAGTGGTGAAGATGAGATTGTTTACATGGCCACAGTTCATATTAGTGGCCATGTTTTTAAGGGGTTTCTGTATGATCATGGTGCTGATGCCAGAAATGATGTGCCTAGTGTCTCAGAACTGCAATTGGGAAACAATGGAAGTGGAAAGAATAATAATAGGGAATGCTCTTCGGCAATTGGGGTTCCAACTAGTGCTTACCCTGCTTCTGTTTGCTGA
- the LOC114373266 gene encoding uncharacterized protein LOC114373266, with the protein MSRVKWDNIFEKNIRSGTTDAVNLKETNTPAAIDSISVAEGLPSHGFHDKCNNEKSSDVNLNEQIGRIREALPNEDLKIAEQPVLELNTSISDSSMEDKRETDALELDEMKMEDDSTAAKHLLPDVIMKDKRLSEVSTASGGLRVKSRFIPLQAIAESNAF; encoded by the exons ATGAGTAGAGTTAA gtggGACaacatttttgagaaaaatatacGTAGTGGAACAACTGATGCTGTCAAtttgaaggagacaaacactCCAGCAGCCATTGACTCTATTTCAGTGGCTGAGGGCCTTCCATCCCATGGTTTTCATGATAAATGTAATAATGAGAAAAGTTCCGATGTTAATTTAAATGAACAAATTGGGAGGATTCGTGAAGCTTTGCCAAATGAAGATTTAAAAATTGCAGAGCAACCAGTCTTGGAGTTAAACACATCAATTTCTGATAGTTCAATGGAGGACAAACGGGAAACTGATGCACTTGAACTTGATGAGATGAAAATGGAAGATGATTCCACTGCTGCAAAACATTTATTGCCAGATGTTATAATGAAAGATAAAAGGCTTAGTGAAGTGAGCACTGCCTCAG GTGGATTGAGAGTGAAGTCAAGGTTTATTCCCCTTCAGGCGATTGCTGAATCCAACGCCTTTTAA
- the LOC114376935 gene encoding pentatricopeptide repeat-containing protein At5g24830-like, translated as MAETLIFSVPTGEPSFLIFLNRTFLSIKRRLLARILRYQNDAVAHSRIFREVDDSATEKKCELNAGDCLSNDGGNGRHAVFNALDTMLKDSLERLKMMRENLCLVKTGLTIGYACESKYAEDTATIRRLCLDGKLGAAVWLWGKMAQKGVVSDVFTHNHIVNGLCKIGLLDKADLVVREMLEFGPRPNCATYNTLIKGYCAVNGVDRALYLFSTMTYAGILPNRVTCRILVHALCEKGLLMEAKRMLEEVLKDDDEKDIPDLVISTVFMDSYFKDGAIIQALNLWNQMLQNCTKVDVVAYNVLINGFCKSQQMNLAYGYACEMFKKGLLPDAFTYNIIIGALCKEGKISEACYTVGVMSNMGIMPDQITYQIVIRGLCFAGEVVRAKHLLWCMLNNLMVPKPLIWNLIIDLYGRYNDLSNAFFTRDQMLSFGVCPNVFTYNALILAQVKSGNFHGACSLKEEMISKCLFPDVVTYNLLIGAACNIGRLDFALLLHDQMVQRGYEPDLITYTELVRGFCIRGKMKEAEELYAKILKSGLLNDHVPVQILFNKYCKLKEPVIAFNFYQDWLESKKGSLP; from the exons ATGGCTGAAACCCTAATTTTCTCCGTCCCCACCGGAGAACCTTCTTTCTTAATATTCCTAAATCGCACCTTTCTCTCCATCAAACGACGCCTCCTCGCTCGCATTCTTCGCTACCAAAACGACGCCGTTGCACACTCCAG GATTTTCCGTGAAGTGGATGATTCGGCCACTGAGAAAAAGTGCGAATTAAACGCCGGAGATTGTTTGTCAAACGACGGCGGGAATGGACGACACGCCGTTTTCAATGCGCTGGATACTATGCTTAAGGACAGTTTAGAGCGTCTTAAGATGATGAG GGAAAACTTATGTCTGGTAAAGACTGGTCTAACTATAGGATATGCATGTGAATCCAAGTATGCTGAAGATACAGCTACTATTAGGCGTTTGTGCTTAGATGGTAAGCTGGGAGCAGCTGTTTGGCTTTGGGGGAAAATGGCGCAGAAAGGTGTCGTTTCTGATGTGTTTACCCACAACCATATTGTAAATGGGCTGTGCAAAATTGGGCTTCTGGACAAGGCGGATTTGGTTGTTAGAGAGATGTTAGAATTTGGTCCTCGTCCCAACTGTGCCACTTATAATACTTTGATTAAGGGCTATTGTGCTGTTAATGGTGTGGATAGGGCTTTGTATCTGTTCTCCACCATGACCTATGCTGGGATTCTGCCAAACAGGGTTACTTGTAGGATACTGGTGCATGCACTGTGTGAGAAAGGTCTTCTTATGGAAGCTAAAAGGATGCTTGAAGAAGTATTAAAGGATGATGACGAGAAAGACATACCTGATTTAGTTATCTCTACTGTATTTATGGATAGCTACTTTAAGGATGGAGCAATTATTCAGGCTCTCAATCTTTGGAATCAGATGCTTCAAAATTGTACTAAAGTTGATGTTGTAGCTTATAATGTTCTTATCAATGGATTTTGCAAGAGTCAACAAATGAACCTTGCATATGGATATGCATGTGAGATGTTTAAGAAAGGTTTACTTCCTGATGCttttacttataatattattattggtgCTCTTTGCAAGGAAGGAAAAATTAGTGAGGCTTGCTATACCGTTGGAGTTATGTCTAATATGGGAATTATGCCTGATCAAATTACATACCAGATTGTGATTCGAGGCCTTTGTTTTGCTGGAGAGGTTGTTAGAGCAAAACACTTGCTTTGGTGTATGTTGAACAATTTAATGGTGCCCAAGCCTTTAATATGGAATCTAATAATTGACTTATATGGGAGATATAATGATCTTAGTAATGCATTTTTTACAAGAGATCAGATGCTGTCTTTCGGTGTTTGCCCTAATGTATTTACTTATAATGCTTTAATTCTTGCACAAGTGAAGAGTGGAAATTTCCATGGTGCTTGCTCTCTGAAGGAAGAGATGATTTCGAAATGTCTCTTTCCTGATGTGGTTACCTATAATTTGTTGATAGGTGCTGCTTGTAATATAGGACGTCTTGATTTTGCTCTTCTATTACATGATCAGATGGTGCAGAGGGGTTATGAACCAGATTTAATAACTTATACTGAACTTGTTAGGGGGTTCTGTATAAGAGGTAAGATGAAAGAGGCAGAAGAGCTCTATGCCAAAATACTAAAATCTGGTTTGTTGAATGATCATGTTCCAGTTCAGATTCTTTTTAATAAGTACTGCAAATTGAAGGAACCAGTTATAGCATTTAACTTTTATCAAGACTGGTTGGAAAGTAAAAAGGGCAGTCTTCCTTGA